A region of Rhodamnia argentea isolate NSW1041297 chromosome 9, ASM2092103v1, whole genome shotgun sequence DNA encodes the following proteins:
- the LOC115748540 gene encoding LIM domain-containing protein PLIM2b-like: MAFTGTVDKCKVCDKTVHVVDMMTLEGIPYHKTCFRCSHCNGTLVMSNYSSMDGVLYCKTHFEQLFKESGDFRKNFQSAKSDKPNELTRTPSKLSSLFSGTLDKCSTCNKTVYPLEKVTMEGECYHKTCFRCAHGGCPLTHSSYAALDGVLYCRHHFARLFMEKGDYKHVLDSATHRRNASSGSSGTPPPEPAELVTEANNEMQE, encoded by the exons ATGGCCTTCACTGGAACCGTGGATAAATGTAAGGTTTGCGACAAGACTGTTCATGTTGTCGATATGATGACTCTTGAAGGCATTCCCTATCACAAAACCTGCTTCAGATGCAGCCACTGCAATGGGACACTTGTG ATGAGCAACTATTCCTCAATGGATGGTGTTCTCTACTGTAAGACACATTTTGAGCAACTCTTCAAGGAATCCGGCGACTTCAGGAAGAATTTCCAATCAG CCAAGTCTGACAAGCCAAATGAGCTG ACAAGAACCCCCAGCAAGCTTTCTTCCTTGTTCAGTGGAACCCTAGACAAGTGTTCCACCTGCAACAAAACCGTTTACCCCTTGGAAAAG GTGACGATGGAGGGAGAGTGTTACCACAAGACATGCTTCAGATGCGCGCATGGAGGATGCCCCTTGACACACTCCTCTTATGCTGCCCTCGATGGAGTTCTCTACTGCCGACACCATTTCGCGCGGCTGTTCATGGAGAAGGGCGACTACAAGCATGTGCTCGACTCTGCCACGCACAGGAGAAATGCCTCCTCTGGCTCCTCTGGTACCCCACCGCCCGAGCCTGCCGAGCTGGTGACAGAAGCTAACAATGAGATGCAAGAATAG